In Bryobacteraceae bacterium, the following proteins share a genomic window:
- a CDS encoding lipid-binding SYLF domain-containing protein gives MTHRLPLGLVLAVSLWAVTTSSLQRRLAESAQTLQDIMQSSDRTVPQSLLDKSECVIIVPGHKKGAFLIGAEYGRGFATCRSQGAGWSAPAAVRLEGGSFGFQAGGQETDIVMLVMNRRGAKRLMKSQFTLGGDAAVAAGPVGRTVEASTDALLTAEILTWSRTRGLFAGVSLQGVTLRHDRKANEELYGQPWSTSDVVFSGLEPSQAALPLMNLLNRYSSRPVR, from the coding sequence ATGACCCACCGCCTCCCCCTGGGCCTCGTGCTTGCCGTCTCTCTCTGGGCCGTCACCACCTCGAGCCTTCAACGCCGGCTCGCCGAATCCGCCCAGACCCTTCAGGACATCATGCAGTCCTCGGACCGCACCGTCCCGCAATCGCTCCTCGACAAGAGCGAATGCGTCATCATCGTCCCCGGCCACAAGAAAGGCGCCTTCCTCATCGGCGCGGAGTATGGCCGCGGCTTCGCAACCTGCCGCTCCCAGGGCGCCGGTTGGTCCGCCCCCGCCGCCGTACGCCTTGAGGGCGGCAGCTTCGGCTTCCAGGCCGGCGGGCAGGAAACCGATATCGTCATGCTCGTCATGAACCGCCGCGGCGCAAAACGACTCATGAAAAGCCAGTTCACTCTCGGCGGCGACGCGGCCGTAGCCGCTGGACCCGTTGGCCGCACCGTCGAAGCCTCCACCGACGCCCTCCTCACCGCCGAAATTCTCACATGGTCCCGTACCCGCGGACTCTTCGCCGGCGTCTCACTACAAGGAGTCACTCTCCGCCACGACCGTAAAGCCAATGAAGAACTCTACGGCCAGCCCTGGTCCACCAGTGACGTCGTCTTCAGCGGACTCGAGCCCTCTCAAGCCGCGCTCCCGCTGATGAATCTGCTCAACCGCTATTCGAGCCGGCCCGTCCGTTAG
- a CDS encoding MOSC domain-containing protein: MARVVQLNISPGGLPKRPILEARVTPLGIAGDGHNHPHVHGGPRQALLLICREVVDWFATHGYPVYYGAMGENITTEGLDPRSLRAGQRYRIGGEVVIELTKPRGPCRALDVYGGDFRSLVWDQRVKAGDITTPVWGKSGFYASVVTPGLVLPGAPISLLEDLA; this comes from the coding sequence ATGGCCCGAGTCGTACAGTTGAACATCTCGCCCGGCGGCCTGCCCAAACGCCCCATCCTCGAGGCCCGCGTCACCCCGCTCGGCATCGCTGGCGATGGTCACAACCATCCGCACGTCCACGGCGGCCCCAGGCAGGCGCTCCTCCTCATCTGCCGCGAAGTCGTCGACTGGTTCGCCACCCACGGCTACCCCGTCTACTACGGCGCCATGGGCGAGAACATCACAACCGAAGGCCTCGACCCCCGCTCCCTCCGCGCCGGCCAGCGCTACCGCATCGGCGGCGAAGTCGTCATCGAACTCACCAAGCCGCGCGGACCCTGCCGCGCCCTCGACGTCTACGGCGGCGACTTCCGCTCCCTCGTCTGGGACCAACGCGTCAAAGCCGGCGACATCACTACGCCCGTCTGGGGCAAGAGCGGCTTCTACGCCTCCGTCGTCACTCCCGGGCTGGTCCTCCCCGGCGCTCCCATCAGCCTTCTCGAGGACCTCGCATGA
- the yfcD gene encoding NUDIX hydrolase YfcD has translation MMPRILIVDADNNPTGSATRAEMRAQGLWHRATYILIFNRQGELYVQKRTDTKDVYPGWFDPVTGGVVHEGESWDESARRELAEEMGVEGIPLEHLFDFPFEHENMRVWGRAYRCQWDGEVVPQPEEVEYVETMTPAAILSGEGPFTPDGLYVVRRHCIQEIENPRDGTQLVLIPEGEFLATERRRRIHLPAFYLAKHAVTNRQYKQFNPDWPRADEHPVTQVTWHEAQAYCEWAGLRLPTDLEWEKGARGTEGRRYPWGDDWDPTRCRNWSNHGQTGTSPAAGYPNGASPWGILQMAGNTWEWCADLWEKDSPYRIIRGGSWLNDERDYFRCIHRQPMTPLRHDEFLGFRCARDA, from the coding sequence ATGATGCCGCGCATCCTCATCGTCGACGCCGACAACAACCCCACCGGCTCCGCCACCCGGGCAGAAATGCGCGCGCAAGGCCTCTGGCACCGCGCGACCTACATCTTGATCTTCAACCGTCAAGGCGAACTCTACGTCCAGAAACGGACCGACACCAAGGACGTCTATCCCGGTTGGTTCGATCCCGTCACCGGCGGCGTCGTCCACGAGGGCGAGTCCTGGGACGAATCCGCCCGCCGCGAACTCGCCGAAGAGATGGGCGTCGAAGGCATCCCGCTCGAACACCTGTTCGACTTCCCCTTCGAGCACGAAAACATGCGGGTCTGGGGCCGGGCGTATCGATGCCAATGGGACGGCGAGGTGGTTCCCCAACCCGAAGAGGTCGAGTACGTCGAAACGATGACCCCCGCCGCCATCCTCTCCGGCGAAGGACCCTTCACGCCCGACGGCCTCTACGTCGTCCGCCGCCACTGCATCCAGGAGATCGAAAACCCGCGCGACGGCACGCAACTCGTCCTCATCCCCGAAGGCGAGTTCCTGGCCACGGAGAGGCGTCGCCGTATCCATCTGCCCGCCTTCTACCTCGCAAAACACGCGGTGACCAATCGGCAGTACAAGCAATTCAACCCCGATTGGCCCCGCGCCGACGAACATCCGGTAACCCAAGTCACCTGGCACGAAGCGCAGGCCTATTGCGAATGGGCCGGCCTCCGCCTCCCCACCGACCTCGAGTGGGAGAAAGGAGCGCGAGGCACCGAAGGCCGCCGCTACCCCTGGGGCGACGATTGGGACCCCACCCGCTGCCGTAACTGGTCCAACCACGGCCAAACCGGCACGTCCCCCGCTGCCGGGTACCCCAACGGAGCAAGCCCCTGGGGCATCCTCCAGATGGCCGGCAACACCTGGGAATGGTGCGCCGATCTTTGGGAAAAGGACAGCCCCTACCGCATCATTCGGGGCGGCTCCTGGCTCAACGATGAGCGAGACTACTTCCGCTGCATCCACCGCCAGCCCATGACCCCGCTCCGCCACGACGAGTTCCTGGGCTTCCGCTGCGCCCGCGACGCCTGA
- a CDS encoding helix-turn-helix transcriptional regulator: MKPAGLKTARLARGWTQAEAAAKLGVSQPYYAQFESGTRSVPAKVALKAVRDFQFSPVALPLPALDARLTPLDPRELTAQLSFLAYPGFAYWKRAAKPMNPALVVATALANEDLDVRLVEALPWVLAGFPDLDREWLTAQCRLLNLQNRLGYVVCLALTLAKPDAEAALADTLTGLERSRLAAEGTLCRESMSSAERDWVREHRPAAAAHWNLLTTLTADQLTHAA, from the coding sequence ATGAAGCCCGCTGGTCTCAAGACAGCTCGACTCGCTCGTGGATGGACACAGGCAGAGGCAGCGGCCAAACTCGGCGTGTCTCAGCCTTACTACGCGCAGTTCGAGAGTGGAACACGGTCCGTGCCCGCAAAGGTCGCGTTGAAGGCGGTGCGGGACTTCCAGTTCTCCCCGGTGGCGCTGCCGTTGCCCGCCCTCGATGCGCGGCTTACGCCACTGGACCCGCGCGAGTTGACGGCGCAATTGTCTTTCTTGGCCTATCCTGGGTTCGCGTACTGGAAAAGGGCGGCCAAACCGATGAATCCGGCGCTTGTTGTGGCGACCGCTTTAGCGAATGAGGATCTGGATGTGCGCCTGGTTGAGGCGCTGCCTTGGGTGCTGGCCGGGTTCCCGGATCTCGACAGGGAGTGGCTCACCGCGCAATGCCGTCTGCTGAATCTACAGAACCGCCTCGGTTACGTGGTGTGTCTTGCGTTGACGCTCGCGAAGCCGGATGCCGAGGCCGCGCTTGCCGACACGTTGACAGGCCTGGAACGATCGCGGCTGGCGGCCGAGGGCACGTTGTGCCGCGAGTCGATGTCGTCCGCCGAACGGGATTGGGTTCGCGAGCACCGTCCGGCGGCGGCGGCGCATTGGAATCTGCTCACGACCCTGACGGCGGATCAACTGACTCATGCCGCCTGA
- the xseA gene encoding exodeoxyribonuclease VII large subunit, with amino-acid sequence MEQIRLEWGPGRETLTVSELTFRIRNLLGRTFSDVWISGEISGLKMAASGHAYFNLKDSGAQIRAACFRNTLRLLKFRPTEGMAALVRGRVDVYEPRGEYQLLVDWLEPQGAGALQAAFEQLKKRLEAEGLFDAGRKRPLPAFPRRIGIVTSRSGAVIRDMVNILRRRWPGAHVRLYPALVQGEGSVGGVVEGLEYFSRSGWADVVIVGRGGGSLEDLWTFNEEAVARAIVGCSAPVVSAVGHETDFTIADFVADLRAPTPSAAAELVVPSQADVLARIESGRRHLDRAMGLIVARKKAHLEGRGADRAEATVARRIGRASQRVDECEGRSIRAVAGGLRAAERRLAVLAGRLERASPRVRVAEAMRRWQGLRDRMGAVDPRVRIAALRGQVEAARQGGERAMGGRLAGWRLRWERAGARLETLSPVRILARGYAIVTVEGRVVRDSADAAVGGRVRVRLARGGLTARVEELE; translated from the coding sequence ATGGAGCAGATCAGGCTTGAGTGGGGCCCCGGACGGGAAACCCTGACAGTATCGGAGTTAACTTTTCGGATCCGTAATTTGCTTGGCCGGACGTTCAGCGACGTGTGGATCTCGGGGGAGATCTCGGGCCTGAAGATGGCCGCGAGCGGGCACGCGTACTTCAATTTGAAGGACTCGGGCGCGCAGATCCGGGCGGCGTGTTTCCGGAATACGCTGCGGCTGCTGAAGTTCCGGCCGACGGAGGGGATGGCGGCGCTGGTGCGGGGACGGGTGGACGTTTACGAGCCGCGGGGCGAGTATCAGTTGCTAGTGGACTGGCTGGAGCCGCAGGGGGCGGGCGCGCTGCAGGCGGCGTTCGAGCAGTTGAAGAAACGGCTTGAAGCGGAGGGGTTGTTCGACGCGGGGCGGAAGCGTCCGCTGCCGGCGTTTCCGCGCCGCATCGGGATTGTGACGTCGCGGAGCGGGGCGGTGATCCGGGACATGGTGAATATTCTGCGCCGGCGGTGGCCGGGAGCACACGTGCGGCTGTATCCGGCGCTGGTGCAGGGCGAGGGGTCGGTGGGCGGCGTGGTGGAGGGGCTTGAGTACTTCAGCCGGTCCGGTTGGGCGGACGTGGTGATCGTGGGGCGAGGCGGGGGATCGCTCGAAGATTTGTGGACATTTAATGAAGAAGCGGTGGCGCGGGCGATAGTTGGGTGTTCGGCGCCGGTGGTATCGGCGGTGGGACATGAGACGGATTTCACGATCGCCGATTTCGTGGCGGATCTGCGGGCGCCAACGCCTTCGGCGGCGGCCGAGCTGGTTGTGCCGAGTCAGGCGGACGTGCTGGCGCGGATCGAGAGCGGGCGGCGGCATCTGGACCGGGCGATGGGTCTGATCGTTGCGCGAAAGAAGGCGCATCTGGAGGGGCGGGGCGCGGACCGGGCGGAGGCGACGGTGGCGCGTCGGATCGGGCGGGCGTCGCAACGGGTAGACGAGTGCGAGGGGAGGTCGATTCGGGCGGTGGCGGGCGGGTTGCGGGCGGCGGAACGGCGGTTGGCGGTGCTGGCGGGGCGGCTCGAGAGGGCGTCGCCGCGTGTGCGTGTCGCGGAGGCGATGCGGCGGTGGCAGGGGCTGCGGGACCGGATGGGGGCGGTGGATCCGCGGGTGCGGATTGCGGCGTTGCGTGGCCAGGTGGAGGCGGCGCGGCAGGGAGGCGAGCGGGCGATGGGGGGACGTCTGGCAGGCTGGCGGCTGCGCTGGGAGAGGGCGGGGGCGCGGCTGGAGACGCTGAGTCCGGTGCGGATCCTGGCGCGCGGGTACGCGATTGTTACGGTGGAGGGGCGGGTGGTGCGGGACTCGGCCGATGCGGCGGTGGGGGGTCGGGTTCGGGTGCGGCTGGCGCGGGGCGGGTTGACCGCGCGGGTCGAGGAGCTTGAGTAG
- a CDS encoding carboxypeptidase-like regulatory domain-containing protein codes for MMQLVVLFCLLATSLGAQPGRRPPTRGPQSRTSPQANTATSATRPEDLAALTGSVRDKSTGEPLRKATITLYSLNARAASRGPARPATTTTDAAGNYVFTGIEPGRYRLSARRNGYVPRSFGAGSSGTPVTLAPAQKLGSIDFQLVPHAVVTGRVDDEDGDPVVHASVQLFRYVYTDRGKTLRTAGAAQTNDLGEYRIFGVGPGKYYLQAAYRRGPVDTGPARPGEADEDYVPVYYPAATSIESATPIEIAAGAAARGVDVRLSKARTYRVAGRVTGGPSEGRPGSVMLLRRATPGAGYFEEQRFGGRGSSWNSRTGAFEIRNITPGSYTLIARSDRGREERWSASVPIEIGNADLTGLDLALQLSQPVTGAVRIEGESTVDLSRLRIAFADPGGRGGASGGYGEVDAEGRFEVRGAGAGAFDVNIFPMPAGHYLKAVKMGERQLDGNTLDLPGGAPMSGIEIVLSATAATIEGVAVDRRGEPAAGASMLILPPANDPQRDRRQFRATADQNGHFQISGIPPGDYRVYAFTGAEDGEDRDPDLIAKFESDSEKITLKDSAREAKQVKAIALDQ; via the coding sequence ATGATGCAACTAGTAGTACTTTTCTGTCTCCTCGCCACCTCCCTCGGCGCGCAGCCGGGCCGCCGGCCGCCCACTCGCGGACCCCAATCCCGTACTTCACCCCAGGCAAACACCGCTACCAGCGCCACCCGCCCCGAGGACCTCGCCGCGCTCACCGGCTCCGTTCGCGACAAATCCACCGGCGAACCCCTTCGCAAAGCCACTATCACCCTCTATTCGCTCAACGCCCGCGCCGCCTCTCGCGGACCCGCCCGGCCTGCCACCACCACTACGGACGCCGCCGGCAACTACGTCTTCACCGGCATCGAACCCGGCCGCTACCGCCTCTCCGCCAGGCGCAACGGATACGTCCCGCGTTCCTTCGGCGCCGGCTCCTCCGGCACCCCCGTTACCCTCGCCCCGGCCCAGAAGCTCGGCTCCATTGACTTTCAACTCGTCCCGCACGCCGTCGTCACAGGCCGCGTCGACGACGAAGACGGCGACCCCGTCGTCCACGCCAGCGTCCAGCTCTTCCGCTACGTCTACACCGACCGCGGCAAGACTCTCCGTACAGCCGGCGCCGCCCAAACTAACGATCTCGGCGAGTACCGCATTTTCGGCGTCGGCCCCGGCAAATACTATCTCCAGGCCGCCTATCGCCGCGGCCCCGTCGACACCGGTCCGGCACGTCCCGGCGAAGCCGACGAGGATTACGTTCCGGTCTACTACCCCGCCGCCACCAGCATCGAGTCCGCCACGCCCATCGAAATCGCCGCCGGCGCCGCCGCCCGCGGCGTCGACGTCCGCCTCAGCAAAGCCCGCACTTACCGCGTCGCCGGGCGCGTCACCGGCGGACCCTCCGAAGGCCGACCCGGCAGCGTGATGCTCCTGCGCCGCGCCACCCCCGGAGCCGGATACTTCGAAGAGCAGCGCTTCGGCGGCCGGGGCTCATCCTGGAATTCCCGCACCGGCGCTTTCGAAATCCGCAACATCACGCCCGGTTCGTATACCCTCATCGCCCGCTCGGACCGCGGCCGTGAAGAGCGCTGGAGCGCCAGCGTCCCCATCGAAATCGGCAACGCCGACCTCACCGGTCTCGACCTCGCCCTCCAGTTGTCCCAGCCGGTCACCGGCGCCGTCCGCATTGAGGGCGAGTCCACCGTCGATCTCTCCAGGCTCCGCATCGCCTTCGCCGACCCCGGCGGCCGCGGCGGCGCTTCCGGCGGCTACGGCGAAGTCGACGCCGAAGGCAGGTTCGAGGTCCGCGGCGCCGGAGCCGGCGCCTTCGACGTCAATATCTTCCCGATGCCCGCCGGCCACTACCTCAAGGCTGTCAAAATGGGCGAACGCCAACTCGACGGAAACACCCTCGACCTTCCCGGCGGCGCGCCCATGTCCGGCATCGAGATCGTCCTCAGCGCCACCGCCGCCACCATCGAGGGGGTCGCCGTCGACCGTCGCGGCGAACCCGCCGCCGGCGCATCCATGCTCATCCTACCGCCCGCGAACGACCCCCAGCGCGACCGCCGCCAGTTCCGCGCCACTGCCGACCAGAACGGCCACTTCCAGATCTCTGGAATCCCTCCCGGCGACTACCGCGTCTACGCCTTCACCGGCGCCGAGGACGGCGAAGACCGCGACCCCGACCTGATCGCCAAATTCGAAAGCGACTCTGAAAAGATCACGCTGAAGGACTCCGCCCGCGAAGCCAAGCAGGTCAAGGCCATCGCCCTCGACCAGTAA
- a CDS encoding GNAT family N-acetyltransferase: MSLSIDPAHHSDAALILEFIRKLAAYEKLSHEVVATEDGLVRWLFGRNAVAEAIIARWHGRPVGFAIFFTTFSTFNGCPGLYLEDVFVDPEHRGKGIGKGILRHLAQITVTRGYRRLEWSVLNWNEPSIRFYESLGAKPKDDWTVYRLDGDALAQLAE; encoded by the coding sequence ATGAGCCTCTCCATCGACCCCGCCCACCACTCCGACGCCGCCCTCATCCTCGAGTTCATCCGCAAACTCGCCGCCTACGAAAAACTCTCCCACGAAGTCGTCGCCACCGAAGACGGACTCGTACGTTGGCTCTTCGGCCGCAACGCCGTCGCCGAAGCCATCATTGCCCGCTGGCACGGCCGCCCCGTCGGCTTCGCCATCTTCTTCACAACGTTCTCCACCTTCAACGGCTGCCCCGGCCTCTACCTCGAAGACGTCTTCGTCGACCCCGAACATCGCGGCAAAGGCATCGGCAAAGGGATCCTCCGCCACCTCGCGCAGATCACCGTCACCCGCGGCTACCGACGGCTCGAATGGTCCGTCCTCAACTGGAACGAACCTTCCATCCGCTTCTACGAAAGCCTCGGCGCCAAGCCCAAGGACGATTGGACCGTCTACCGCCTCGACGGCGACGCCCTCGCCCAACTCGCCGAATGA
- a CDS encoding lipid-binding SYLF domain-containing protein encodes MKRVFPILLAVSSLALGQSVNDTTKRLDAAEAVVREVMDTPDKAIPQNLLDKAECVVVVPGLKKGAFVIGAKYGRGFVTCRSKGGQGWSAPGAVRVEGGSFGFQIGGSEIDVVMLVMNQRGAERLLSSKFTVGADAMAAAGPVGRTAQAETDATMRAEILTWSRSRGLFAGISLQGATLRQDGDGNQELYGKEGNNKDIVLGGQAVPPAANKLISLLNKYSSRQTK; translated from the coding sequence ATGAAACGTGTTTTCCCCATTCTGCTAGCTGTGTCGTCGCTCGCCCTAGGCCAATCCGTCAACGACACCACCAAACGCCTCGACGCCGCCGAGGCCGTCGTCCGTGAAGTGATGGACACCCCAGACAAAGCCATCCCGCAAAACCTGCTCGACAAGGCCGAATGCGTCGTCGTCGTGCCAGGCCTCAAGAAAGGCGCCTTCGTCATCGGCGCCAAGTACGGACGCGGCTTCGTCACCTGCCGCTCGAAAGGCGGCCAGGGTTGGTCGGCCCCCGGCGCGGTCCGCGTGGAAGGCGGCAGCTTCGGCTTCCAGATCGGCGGCTCGGAAATCGACGTCGTCATGCTCGTCATGAACCAGCGCGGAGCCGAACGTCTGCTCTCGAGCAAGTTCACCGTCGGCGCCGACGCCATGGCCGCCGCCGGACCCGTCGGACGCACCGCTCAAGCCGAAACCGACGCCACCATGCGCGCCGAAATCCTAACCTGGTCCCGCTCCCGAGGCCTCTTCGCCGGCATCTCGCTCCAGGGCGCCACCCTCCGCCAGGATGGCGACGGCAACCAGGAACTCTACGGCAAGGAAGGCAACAATAAGGACATCGTCCTCGGCGGCCAAGCCGTCCCGCCCGCCGCCAACAAGCTCATCTCCCTGCTCAACAAGTACTCCAGCCGCCAAACGAAATAG
- a CDS encoding DUF6036 family nucleotidyltransferase, which yields MTTLHCMGGFAVVQAYGLERATADIDVISVLPDGAAGHLQEVAGQESPPADRHGVYLDVVTVASVPEGYESRLRPLYSLRWQHLRLAVLEAHDLALTKLERHFERDRQDEEYLARSGFLDPVILRARYVEEMRPYLSARVSWHDQTLAMWMDAFF from the coding sequence GTGACTACTCTGCATTGCATGGGCGGCTTCGCGGTGGTCCAGGCGTACGGACTGGAAAGGGCGACCGCTGACATCGACGTGATCTCCGTGCTTCCCGATGGAGCGGCGGGGCATCTCCAGGAAGTGGCCGGCCAGGAGTCCCCGCCAGCCGACAGACACGGCGTCTATCTGGACGTCGTCACCGTCGCGTCTGTTCCCGAGGGTTACGAATCCAGGCTTCGCCCGTTGTACTCTCTCCGCTGGCAGCATCTTCGGCTTGCCGTACTAGAGGCACACGACCTGGCGCTGACGAAGCTCGAACGCCACTTTGAACGCGACCGCCAAGACGAGGAGTATCTGGCGCGTTCCGGCTTTCTCGATCCAGTGATTCTCCGGGCGCGGTACGTGGAGGAGATGCGGCCCTACCTCAGCGCCCGGGTATCCTGGCACGATCAGACGCTTGCGATGTGGATGGACGCGTTCTTTTGA
- the glnA gene encoding type I glutamate--ammonia ligase, with translation MTPKEVLDFAKSNNAKQLDLRFTDLPGLWQHISYPITQLSEDSFDDGFGIDGSSIRGWAAINESDMLLIPDGATAMMDPFTEVPTLVMIGTVIDPITRQSYERDPRHIARKAESYLKTTGLGDTAFFGAEAEFFVFDNICFDQNAHEGYYHIDAEEGRWNSGRKENNLGYRPRHKEGYFPVPPMDHYQDLRAEMVETLISCGLEIECHHHEVATAGQCEIDQRFNTLIKSADNMMLYKYVIKNVAYQYGKSVTFMPKPIFGDNGSGMHTHQSIWKDGKPLFAGDGYAGLSQMALWYIGGLLKHARALSAIIAPTTNSYKRLVPGYEAPVNLAYSRRNRSAAVRIPMYSASPKAKRVEFRPPDPSANPYLAFAAMLMAGLDGILNKIDPGESLDKDIYDLSPEEMKLVPSMPASLDEALSCLDEDHAFLLKGDVFTEELVETYIGYKRKAEAEAVRLRPHPYEFALYYDI, from the coding sequence ATGACCCCGAAAGAAGTTCTAGACTTCGCCAAAAGCAATAACGCCAAGCAGTTGGATCTGCGCTTCACGGATCTGCCTGGTCTGTGGCAGCACATTTCCTACCCCATCACGCAGTTGTCGGAAGATTCCTTCGACGATGGCTTCGGCATCGACGGTTCGAGCATCCGCGGTTGGGCGGCCATCAACGAGAGCGACATGCTCCTCATCCCCGACGGCGCCACCGCCATGATGGACCCCTTCACCGAAGTCCCCACCCTCGTCATGATCGGCACCGTGATCGACCCGATCACCCGCCAGAGCTACGAACGGGACCCCCGCCACATCGCCAGGAAGGCCGAATCCTACCTCAAGACCACCGGACTCGGCGATACCGCCTTCTTCGGCGCCGAAGCCGAATTCTTCGTCTTCGACAACATCTGCTTCGATCAAAACGCGCACGAAGGCTACTACCACATCGACGCCGAAGAGGGCCGCTGGAACTCCGGCCGCAAGGAGAACAACCTCGGCTACCGTCCGCGCCACAAGGAAGGTTACTTCCCCGTGCCGCCCATGGACCACTACCAGGATCTCCGCGCCGAAATGGTCGAGACCCTCATTAGCTGCGGCCTCGAGATCGAGTGCCACCACCACGAGGTCGCCACCGCCGGCCAGTGCGAAATCGATCAGCGCTTCAACACCCTCATCAAGTCCGCCGACAACATGATGCTCTACAAGTACGTGATCAAGAACGTCGCGTACCAATACGGCAAATCGGTCACCTTCATGCCCAAGCCCATCTTCGGCGACAACGGCTCCGGCATGCACACCCACCAGAGCATCTGGAAAGACGGCAAGCCCCTCTTCGCCGGCGACGGCTATGCGGGCCTCTCGCAAATGGCCCTCTGGTACATCGGCGGCCTGCTGAAGCACGCCCGCGCTCTCTCGGCCATCATCGCGCCCACCACCAACTCCTATAAGCGGCTCGTACCCGGCTACGAAGCCCCGGTGAACCTCGCCTACTCCCGCCGCAACCGCTCCGCCGCCGTCCGCATCCCGATGTACTCGGCCAGCCCCAAGGCCAAGCGCGTCGAGTTCCGCCCGCCGGATCCGAGCGCCAACCCCTACCTCGCCTTCGCCGCCATGCTCATGGCCGGCCTCGACGGTATCCTCAACAAGATCGATCCGGGCGAATCCCTCGACAAGGACATCTACGATCTCAGCCCCGAGGAGATGAAGCTCGTTCCGTCGATGCCCGCTTCGCTCGACGAAGCCCTGAGCTGCCTCGACGAAGACCACGCCTTCCTTCTCAAGGGCGACGTCTTCACCGAAGAGCTCGTCGAAACCTACATCGGCTACAAACGCAAGGCCGAAGCCGAAGCCGTCCGGCTGCGCCCGCATCCGTACGAGTTCGCGCTCTACTACGACATCTAG
- a CDS encoding alpha/beta hydrolase, translated as MRWLSFPAPSRPAVRIERGLRDLFRPRPADGCLRAHIAQRIRYRRHPGQRLAYATYLPKLTAAGYTAFVITHRAAPRFHYPAAVEDAQRAVRFVRYHAARYGIDKDRIGAFGASSGGHLVSMLGTLDGKGRAATEDPVERQSSKVQCVVALYPVTDPAKVDTSNGLQAITSFMPARFDLDRFREAAPVTHVTADDPPFLLIHGDGDKTVPFNQSELMEAALKNVKVPVKDGSRASAVGVRSRGVVSRREMGRSGWRRRCCLGLAGYFGTV; from the coding sequence TTGCGGTGGCTCTCCTTCCCTGCGCCGTCTCGCCCGGCCGTCCGAATCGAACGTGGTCTTCGGGACCTATTCCGGCCTCGCCCTGCTGATGGATGTCTACGAGCCCACATCGCCCAACGGATACGGTATCGTCGTCATCCCGGGCAGCGGCTGGCATACGCCACGTACCTGCCGAAGCTCACCGCGGCGGGCTACACGGCGTTCGTGATCACCCATCGCGCCGCGCCCCGGTTTCACTACCCCGCCGCCGTCGAGGATGCGCAGCGCGCGGTTCGATTCGTGCGATATCACGCCGCGCGGTATGGGATCGACAAGGATCGCATCGGAGCATTCGGAGCGTCCTCCGGCGGCCACCTCGTCAGCATGCTCGGCACGCTCGACGGCAAAGGAAGAGCCGCCACCGAGGACCCGGTGGAGCGGCAAAGCTCCAAGGTCCAATGCGTCGTGGCGCTCTACCCAGTCACCGATCCCGCCAAGGTGGACACCTCGAACGGCCTGCAGGCCATCACATCGTTCATGCCCGCGCGTTTCGACCTCGATCGTTTTCGCGAAGCCGCGCCAGTCACCCACGTCACCGCCGACGACCCGCCGTTCCTGCTGATTCACGGCGACGGAGACAAAACCGTGCCGTTCAACCAGTCGGAGTTGATGGAGGCCGCGTTGAAGAACGTGAAAGTCCCCGTGAAGGATGGCAGTCGGGCGTCGGCCGTCGGAGTTCGGAGTCGTGGCGTGGTCTCCAGAAGGGAGATGGGTCGCAGCGGCTGGCGGAGACGGTGTTGTTTGGGTCTGGCGGGTTACTTCGGGACAGTGTAG